DNA sequence from the Phocoena sinus isolate mPhoSin1 chromosome 9, mPhoSin1.pri, whole genome shotgun sequence genome:
ACTGGGTCATCTCTGCTTCAACTTGAGAAAGGGCAGTCAACGTATACTTGTGTGGTGAGGAAaggggaacagaaaaaaagaaaaacccagcaAAAGTAGGACCCGTCTGGGATGTGAACGCGGGACCTCGTGCACCCTAAGTGAGAATCATAGCCCTAGACCAAAGAGCCACTGAGGGTTACTCTTTGCCAGCTGTGTCTTCTTTGCTACATCAGCAGTAGCCGCAGTTTGTGGTTCCTAGAAGGGCCTCTCTTCTCCGTCCAGGCTGGCTCCCAGCCCAGGTCGGCTGCACTCCAGCAGGCCTTGCCCCTCGGCTCTCTCCACTGCTCCCTGGCCCACTGTAGAGCCACACAGCGATTAGGCAAGGTCCCATCTTCCCCGTGACCATCCGGTTCTCCCTCAGGGCTGCCAAGCGGAGTTCGTGGGGTGCtgctggggaagggcagggaggcagcCAGTCTCCAGCCAGCTCCCCTTCCGGGAACCCCAGGGCTGAGGGGGCCTGCCTGGCATCTCCTGCACCCATGAAGAAGCACTTCTTTCTTACCTCATGATCAGACCACCAGAAAAAATCCTCCAAACTCATCTGCCTCCTAGGTGGGGACTAAGAAGTCTGTCCCAGATCACCCTTGACTAGGTGATATTTGCTAAAttactcagtttcttcatctgtcaggTGAAGAAGTCACACCTGCCCCGTCTGCCTTACAGGGTAATTTGAGGATCAGGTGAGAAAACGTATGTGAAAGCACTctgcaaactgtaaagtgctgtaCAAAGGAAAGGGGTTATTATGATGGCAACATGAGGGCAAGGAGAAAATACATGAGAGGAAAGCTGCCACTTAATGCTTACCGTGGGCTGAGCAGTGTGATCTGTGCTTTACAGATCTTACTTAACCTCATAACAGCCTTGCGAGATAGCTGTCACCCCACTGTAAGAAACAGAAACGTGCCCAAATTCGACTTACACGAAGCACATTTATCTGAATCCAAAGCGTGTTTTAAGTGCGATACACACCACTATCCAGACTTTCTAGAAAACCAGAGATGGGAATACATCCTGTAAATACCCACActtcctccctcaccccagcctgcCCTGTTCATCCCACCCAGGAAAGCTTCAGGGAAGAGCCTGCCGATCGGCTAAGGGTGGCCTGGGTGGGGTTCTTCAGGCTGGGATTCCCCAAATGAGAGTGAGGGGAGAGGTCACACATCAGAAACTGGGGCCTTGTAGGAGACCCAGTAGGCTCTGTCTGGCTCTCTCTTTTGTGCTGCCACTGTACCACATCCATCACACCTCCGGGACCCTTGTTTGACCCCCTAGAGGGGGGTCCCCTCTAGGAGGCTGGGAGCTTCTGGGGGGACAGAGATCTGTCTTATTGATCTTTGGATCCAGCCTTGTGTCTGGCACTTGGCAATCCTGCTGACGAAACAAACAACTCCCAAGCATTTCTGTGTACCTGGCCTTAGGTAAGCACTCTACCAGAttaatctcatttcatcctcacagcacaACTGCTGTTGTAGGCATCTCTTAGCAAATGTCTGTGGAatagatgaatgagtgaatgagggaaagaaagcaaGCCAGGAGTGTGCACCAAAAAACCAGCAGGGGCAACAGATATTCAGGTGGATCTTCATTACTTGGCTCGAGGTAAAAGCCATAAGCCTAAAGAAACCCTCCCACCATCCATGCAAAAGCAGGCTTCCTGATAAACCAACGCGTCTGTTGGATATGGGGAAGAATGGCCCTCGCTTTAGAGAACATATTGGCTAACATTCCTTTGTACCCAGGGGATGAAGTTTTATTATCCCCATCCAGAGTGTCTGGACCAGATGACTGGCTCCACTAACCAATCATGGCCAGAGAGAAAAGCAACAGCTCATCTATTCTCAAACCAAAGGGACTTTTTTGGGTAGCTGTTCCCCAGCTTTAAACTGGCTTATAAATAAAAGCCACTCAACGCGTCATTCCATTACCTCAGTACACATTTCCTAATTGTTTCTCTCGCTGGGTGTGCCAAGGAGTGAGGTGGCTCCAAGCAAGGGCGCCAGGGGGACTTTGCTGAGAATGTTTCAGGGCTGAGACCGGGATTGGGTCCCAGCCAGTGCTTTTCTCTGGGGGTACTATTGGAATTTGAGGCAGGATCATTCTCAGTGTGGCCTGTATAGAGCAGTGTCCTGCCCACTCAATACCAGTAATCCCCTTCTTTGCCAACAGCCATAAAACACCCCCCTCCCATCCCACATACCTCCAAATGTCTCCAGGGTAacagggtgggggagaggagtgcCACCCTGGTGGAAATCCATTGCCATCTACCATGCATTGTTTTCCAGGCTAAAATTACCGTGGCCTTGATCTAGGCTGTAGGAGTTCAGGCCCTCAGTGGTTCATTTGTCTCTGTATTTCAAAGCCAGCAGATGAAATTCTCTAGGAAGAGTCATGGCTCTACCTCggggcggggtgggtgggtgggggtggtttCTGCTCTTTCCTCCCAGGCGTGAGGATGGCTTTCATTCAGGCAAATCCTTGGACGATTCCTCATTTTCACAAGAGCATGTAGAACTTTCTCTTATCTCGCCACTTGCCTGGAGAGTCTGACCGGTCAGTATTTAACAGACAACAATGTCACAACACATTTCAAGCTCAACACATCACTTCATCCTACGCATCAAAAACACAGCGAAAAGTGAACACTGGTTGCTTCTGGAGAGGGGAACTGGGAGCCTGGGTGGGAAAGAGATGTAtttttcactgtatattcttttgtACTATTTGAATTTTGAGCCCCAGGCATATACAATCCACTTGAAACAGAAATCCACTTGATAAAAAACTAAGCAGGGAGAAGCAATGATTAGAGAGGTTAGGGAATAATGCCTTTCAAGCCTCTAGAGAGTTGAAATGTCCTCTGGATTAGAGTAGCCTGGCAGAGCTGGTATTTGGCCCCCAGCCAAATGGTTCTGGTTTATGTCCAGTTCTGAATCGTGCTTTGTGTGGAGCCCATATTGAGGGTAATAGTCAGCAGGAGACCCGATCCTGTGAAACTGGTTGCTGTGCTACTCAGGAATGCTGTGAGGACATTATTATATCACACCGAGGTCTCCTTTGTGAAACCCCATTCTTGCCTGTCATAATCTGAAGAACAGTTGGTTTGTGTTGACTTTCTGGACAGTGAATTACGTAATTCACTGGGCAGGTCTTGGATGAGCAGACAGGATGACTGGCAGCTTGGGCACTGCTGAGCTAAGGGCAGGGGCAGGTGTGAACATGGCATGAGAGGGACAGTGAGCAAACTAACCTCGACCTGGCTGGGGGAGGTCTGAGTAGGAAAGGTTCCCTCTCTGGGTAGACTCACCATGAAGAAACTGGCAGCCTGGGGTGCCTTAGACCTCTAGGCATTGTCGAGTTGCCCCTCAACTGTTCCCTGAAGGCTGTTACTAAGGGGCTCCAGGGAACGCTCCattccctgccccttcctgcaGCCTGAGGCTGCTTCCCAGGCTGGCTGTGAGCCCAGGATCCCTGGAGAGGGACACTTAGGGGGCACCTTCCACAAAGGGGCAGATGGGGTGTAAACACCTACAGGGATATAGTAGTGCCTGAAGTCAAAGAAGAAGGGTGCCTTCCATAGGTCcactcaaagggaaaaaaaagtgatggaGGGTCTTCATTAAATATGGGTCAGCATCTCCCAGGCCCTAATGAGCCCACTCTTATTCATTCCAGCACCTGACCATTGCATGTCCGGATTCTTTGAGCCCACTCTTATCCTCTGAAGAACATACAATCGGCTTTGGGGTCACAAAAGGTTTAGGTGGGGGCTTAGGGTCTTTTATCCCAAACTTTGTCCTTGGGAGGCTTAGGATCAGTACTGATCTTTCAGGGAGCTCCAAAGTGGCTTTGGAGGAGAGGTTCTTTGGCAGGGTCAGGGAGAAGTGGTGGTGGGAGGATGATCTATAAGAGGAATCAGAGGGGGTGGCGGACATCTCATGAGCAAGATGTCAGAGGAGGAGGAGTTTTTTCTGTTCAAGAACATCTTGGTGGGGCCGTGGGATGGGCCTCAGTACCGCCTCGCCCCTGTCTGGGCCTTCCACCTCCAGGCAGCCTTCACGGGCTTTGTCTTCGTTGTAGGGACGCCACTCAATGTCACAGTGCTGGTGGCCACACTGTGCTACAGAAAGTTGCGGCAGCCACTCAACTGCATTCTGGTCAATGTATCCCTGGGGGGCTTCATCTACTGCATCTTCTCTGTCTTTGTCGTCTTCATCACCAGCTGTCATGGATACTTTGTCTTCGGCCGCCATGTTTGTGCTCTGGGGGCCTTCCTGGGCTGTACAGCAGGTATTGCAGGAcaagggggctggggggaggcaaAGGACACCGCTCCATGATTGGAACCAGGGGCCAGGCTGTTGGGTGAGAGTGGGCCCCAAAGAGGAGTCTGGGGGATAGAAGTTTGGTGCTCTTTTGCATACTGAGATATAAAGCCACCCAGACTAGAAGTCTGACCAAGTCCCAAACTCTACTTCACTAACCACTCCAACCTTCCCTCCCTGTGCTTTCTCCACCCCATCTGTATTCCACTCTGCCTGCCAGGATGAGTGGGGCTGTTTACCCTCTTACCCTCACATTTCATCACAGGTCTGGTGACAGGCTGGTCACTGGCCTTCTTGGTCTTTGAGCGCTACATCATCATCTGTAAGCCCTTCGGCAACTTCTGCTTCAGCTCCAAGCACGCGCTGATGGTGGACCTGGTCACCTGGACCATTGGTATTGGTGTCTCCATCCCACCCTTCTTTGGCTGGAGCCGGTGAGAGTGCGGGGCCGCTGTGCTGACGTAGCTAGAAGCTCAGGTTGCGAGGGCGGGAAGAGAGTTGGGTATGGTCTTTGACCTCTAATTTTTAAAGAGCTGGTGGAATAAATAAGGGAAAGGGCTGTGGGAGACAAGTGCTAAAGTTTACCCCGCAGTTGCAATTGCTAAAGGCTCGCTGGTGAGGACAGAAAATACCCGCTGCATGAAGTCATTCTGGGTTCTAAGTGGAGAACACAACCCAAGAATCTCATCTCCCTCTCTACTAATTGAGCCTCATGGTGAGTAAGTGCTTGGTCCCTTGCAGGTTTGCCCCCAAGGGTCTTCAGTGTTCCTGCACCGTGGGCACCAAATATTACAGCGAGTACTATACCtggtttctcttcattttctgctACATTGTGCCTCTCTCCCTCATCTGCTTCTCCTACTCTCAGCTGCTGGGGGTCTTCAGAGCTGTGAGTGCCTTTCGTGAGGGTCAGGGAGGAAGGGATCACAAGGCTCTAGGTGAGAGGGAAGAGCGGGTAAGTGCTCTAGAACATAAAACATTTGGAAACGTCCAGTCAGGTAGAGGGGTATCAAAAAGCAGTGAAGGAAGTGGGGACAGGGAGATGATGAAATGAAGAGTAAGGTGGAGTCATTCCTGCTCAGGTATATCAAGAGACGCATATGATCTTTTCCATTGTCACAGACCAGAGAGCTGCCTCCATCTTGCCTTCCTCAAGGAGGGGGAAACAGAGGGACTAGGCCAAAAGCTGGGACAGCAGAGAGACAATTAGAGTAGATGGCCCCCTAGTTGAAGAGTCCAGAGATCTGGGAGTTCAGGGCCAGGGATAAGAGGGTGTGATGTCTTCTGTGCTCTTTCCAGGTTGCAGCTCAGCAGCAGGAGTCAGCTACAACCCAGAAGGCTGGGCGGGAGGTGAGCCACaaggtggtgatgatggtgggaTCCTTCTGTCTCTGTTACGCGCCCTATGCTGCCCTGGCCACGTATATAGTCAACAACCGTAACCACGGGGTGGACTTACGGTTTGTCACCATCCCTGCCTTCTTCCCCAAGAGTGCTTGCGTCTACAATCCCATCATCTACTGCTTCATGAATAAGCAGGTAAAGCTCTCTATTTATATTCCTAAGACCTGGTTCTTCTCAACAATGACTTTTAACTCCAAGCACCTGGGACTCCACTCAAAGGGTTTCTAGGAGTCAACAGGGAA
Encoded proteins:
- the OPN1SW gene encoding short-wave-sensitive opsin 1: MSKMSEEEEFFLFKNILVGPWDGPQYRLAPVWAFHLQAAFTGFVFVVGTPLNVTVLVATLCYRKLRQPLNCILVNVSLGGFIYCIFSVFVVFITSCHGYFVFGRHVCALGAFLGCTAGLVTGWSLAFLVFERYIIICKPFGNFCFSSKHALMVDLVTWTIGIGVSIPPFFGWSRFAPKGLQCSCTVGTKYYSEYYTWFLFIFCYIVPLSLICFSYSQLLGVFRAVAAQQQESATTQKAGREVSHKVVMMVGSFCLCYAPYAALATYIVNNRNHGVDLRFVTIPAFFPKSACVYNPIIYCFMNKQFRACIMEMVCGRPMTDESDMSSSQKMEVSTVSSSQVGPN